The following are encoded together in the Hypnocyclicus thermotrophus genome:
- a CDS encoding DUF2325 domain-containing protein has protein sequence MCIVIAGGIKGIEREYKNISKKYGFKCKIFNENVPNFNKKIKNVDAVVMFTGTVSHKISKKCCAVCKKNDICLKRMHSSSINQLELALQEISSEI, from the coding sequence ATGTGCATAGTGATAGCAGGTGGAATAAAAGGAATAGAAAGAGAATATAAAAATATTTCAAAAAAATATGGGTTTAAATGTAAAATTTTTAATGAAAATGTACCTAATTTTAATAAAAAGATTAAAAATGTTGATGCTGTAGTGATGTTTACAGGGACAGTAAGTCATAAAATATCTAAAAAATGTTGTGCAGTCTGTAAAAAAAATGATATTTGTTTAAAAAGAATGCATTCAAGTAGTATAAACCAATTAGAACTAGCATTACAGGAGATATCAAGTGAAATTTAA
- a CDS encoding RrF2 family transcriptional regulator: MQLPTKTKTGLKALIYIAMQNEKYRCSIKEISEELNISNRYLEQIFRYFKKSNILEGSKGPNGGYKLLKKANKISLYEIISLLQPELVKKDIFENKDKYETSINITLSKPLDDLIIRFLKKISLQDLIDNFNLEENYMYYI, encoded by the coding sequence TTGCAACTACCTACTAAAACAAAAACAGGGCTTAAAGCTTTAATATATATTGCTATGCAAAACGAAAAATATAGATGTAGTATTAAAGAGATCTCTGAAGAACTAAATATATCTAATAGATATCTCGAACAGATTTTTAGATATTTTAAAAAATCAAATATTTTAGAAGGAAGTAAAGGACCTAATGGTGGATATAAATTACTTAAAAAAGCAAATAAAATATCATTATATGAAATAATTTCTTTATTACAACCAGAATTAGTTAAAAAAGATATCTTTGAAAATAAAGATAAATATGAAACATCTATTAATATTACTTTATCAAAACCACTTGACGATTTAATTATCAGATTTTTAAAAAAGATATCCTTACAAGATTTGATAGATAATTTTAATTTAGAAGAAAACTATATGTATTATATTTAA
- the cysK gene encoding cysteine synthase A: MIYNNILELIGKTPIVKLNSINTFGTEILVKLESFNPGGSVKDRIAKNMIESAEKQGLINKNTMIIEPTSGNTGVGLAMTAAAKGYKLILTMPDTMSIERRNLLKAYGAELVLTDGKLGMKGAIDKAIELNETYENSIILQQFENPANPDVHRKTTAIEILENTEKNIDIFVAGVGTGGTVTGTGEILKKEIPTIKVIAVEPENSAVLSGNGPGPHKIQGIGAGFIPKVLNTDVFDEVIQVSNEESFKHARLLAQKEGILAGISSGAALAAALKLAQKEENKGKKILVILPDTGERYLSTGIFE, from the coding sequence ATGATTTATAACAACATTTTAGAATTAATAGGAAAAACACCAATTGTAAAATTAAATAGTATTAATACTTTTGGAACAGAAATTTTAGTAAAATTAGAGTCTTTTAATCCAGGCGGAAGTGTAAAAGATAGAATTGCTAAAAATATGATTGAATCAGCTGAAAAACAAGGATTAATTAATAAAAACACCATGATAATAGAACCTACTAGTGGAAACACTGGAGTAGGACTTGCTATGACTGCTGCTGCAAAAGGATATAAACTTATTCTTACAATGCCTGATACAATGAGTATTGAAAGAAGAAATCTTTTAAAAGCTTATGGTGCTGAACTTGTTCTTACTGATGGAAAGCTTGGAATGAAAGGCGCTATTGACAAAGCTATTGAATTAAATGAAACTTATGAAAATTCAATAATTTTACAACAATTTGAAAATCCTGCAAATCCTGATGTACATAGAAAAACTACTGCTATTGAAATATTAGAAAACACTGAAAAAAATATTGATATTTTTGTAGCTGGTGTTGGTACTGGTGGGACTGTAACTGGTACTGGTGAAATATTAAAAAAAGAAATTCCAACTATAAAGGTTATTGCTGTAGAACCTGAAAATTCTGCTGTACTTTCTGGAAATGGCCCAGGACCACATAAAATTCAAGGTATTGGAGCTGGATTTATACCTAAAGTGTTAAATACAGATGTATTTGACGAAGTCATTCAAGTATCAAATGAAGAATCTTTTAAACACGCTAGATTATTAGCTCAAAAAGAAGGGATTTTAGCTGGAATTTCAAGTGGAGCTGCACTTGCTGCTGCTTTAAAATTAGCTCAAAAAGAAGAAAACAAAGGAAAAAAAATATTAGTAATATTACCTGACACTGGTGAAAGATATCTTTCAACTGGAATATTTGAATAA
- a CDS encoding carbon starvation CstA family protein, producing the protein MFTFFISLIILILGYIFYGKYVEKVFGVTDADTPAKRMNDGVDYVEIDWKRAFLIQFLNIAGLGPIFGAIAGALWGPIAFLWIVFGTIFAGAVHDYMSGMLSLKHDGATIGEVVGIYLGNNAKQIMRVFSVVLLVLVGVVFINGPAAILANLSGIGKFWWVGIIIIYYLIATVLPIDKLIAKIYPIFGASLIIMGIGIAGGIIFKGYHIPELTLQNLHPKTLNPFPYLFVTIACGAISGFHATQSPMMARCITSEREGRKVFYGAMVAEGIVALIWAAAAMAFFGSTKNLAAAGSAAVVVNTISNSLLGKIGGALALLGVVAAPITSGDTAFRSARLAIADATKFKQGPVKNRFLIAIPLFSIGLVLCFVDFTILWRYFAWSNQTLATIALWAGAVYLKNNGKNYLIAAIPATFMTSVIITYILIAKEGFKISEKIAYPIGIIVAILALGNFLFIRNKEVEYSKE; encoded by the coding sequence ATGTTTACATTTTTTATTTCATTAATTATTTTAATATTAGGATATATTTTTTATGGAAAATATGTTGAAAAAGTATTTGGAGTAACAGATGCAGATACACCAGCAAAACGAATGAATGATGGTGTAGATTATGTAGAAATTGATTGGAAAAGAGCTTTTTTAATACAATTTTTAAATATTGCTGGACTAGGGCCTATATTTGGAGCAATAGCAGGTGCTCTTTGGGGACCAATAGCATTTTTGTGGATAGTATTTGGAACAATATTTGCAGGAGCAGTTCATGACTATATGTCAGGAATGTTATCATTAAAACATGATGGCGCTACAATTGGAGAAGTAGTAGGTATTTATTTAGGAAATAACGCAAAACAAATTATGAGAGTATTTTCAGTGGTATTATTAGTTTTAGTTGGAGTAGTTTTTATAAATGGTCCTGCAGCAATTTTAGCAAATCTTAGTGGAATAGGAAAATTTTGGTGGGTAGGTATAATTATAATATATTATTTAATAGCTACAGTACTTCCTATAGATAAATTAATAGCTAAAATTTATCCTATATTTGGAGCTTCGTTAATTATAATGGGAATAGGAATAGCAGGCGGAATAATATTTAAAGGCTATCATATCCCAGAATTAACATTACAAAATTTACATCCAAAAACATTAAATCCATTTCCATATTTATTTGTAACAATAGCATGTGGAGCAATATCAGGATTTCATGCTACACAATCACCAATGATGGCTAGATGTATTACAAGTGAAAGAGAGGGAAGAAAAGTATTTTATGGAGCAATGGTAGCTGAAGGTATAGTAGCATTAATCTGGGCAGCAGCGGCAATGGCATTCTTTGGAAGTACAAAAAATTTAGCTGCAGCAGGAAGTGCAGCAGTAGTAGTAAATACAATATCAAATTCACTACTTGGGAAAATAGGAGGAGCATTGGCGTTACTTGGAGTAGTTGCGGCACCAATAACTTCTGGTGACACAGCTTTTAGAAGTGCAAGACTTGCAATAGCGGATGCAACAAAATTTAAACAAGGGCCAGTAAAAAATAGATTTTTAATAGCAATCCCTTTATTTTCAATTGGACTTGTACTATGTTTTGTAGATTTTACGATACTATGGAGATATTTTGCATGGTCAAATCAAACTCTTGCAACAATAGCATTATGGGCAGGAGCGGTTTATTTAAAAAATAATGGTAAAAATTATTTGATAGCAGCAATACCAGCAACTTTTATGACTTCTGTAATCATCACATATATTTTAATAGCAAAAGAAGGATTTAAAATATCTGAAAAAATTGCATATCCGATAGGAATAATAGTAGCAATTTTAGCACTTGGAAATTTTTTATTTATAAGAAATAAAGAAGTAGAGTATAGTAAAGAGTAA
- a CDS encoding LytR/AlgR family response regulator transcription factor, which translates to MNCIIVDDEFPSREELKYFINEFSNIEILDEFENPLEVIKFLKDYRIDIVFLDINMPGIDGMSLAEIIKGLYDDIKIVFITAYAEYAIDAFRVKAYDYILKPYSEETIIKCLMKLTNNEEIDEKKEKKNRGIDGVVGWFKEKMYVLDYDEILFIEACERESKIYTKHNIYIAKSKISDFEEKLPLKKFFRTHRSYIVNLEKIEEIIPWFNNTYKLKIKDFDEEVLVSRNNIKEFRIIMNMI; encoded by the coding sequence ATGAACTGTATAATTGTAGATGATGAATTTCCGTCAAGAGAAGAGTTGAAGTATTTTATTAATGAATTTAGTAATATTGAAATATTAGATGAATTTGAAAATCCGCTTGAAGTAATAAAATTTTTAAAAGATTATAGAATAGATATAGTATTTTTAGATATTAATATGCCTGGAATAGATGGAATGAGTTTGGCAGAAATAATTAAAGGATTATATGATGATATAAAAATAGTATTTATTACTGCTTATGCAGAATATGCAATAGATGCATTTAGAGTAAAAGCATATGATTATATTTTAAAACCATACTCTGAAGAAACAATTATAAAATGTTTAATGAAATTAACTAATAATGAAGAAATAGATGAAAAAAAAGAGAAAAAAAATAGAGGAATAGATGGAGTAGTTGGATGGTTTAAAGAAAAAATGTATGTTTTAGATTATGATGAAATTCTTTTTATAGAAGCATGTGAGAGAGAAAGTAAGATTTATACTAAACATAATATATATATTGCAAAATCAAAAATAAGTGATTTTGAAGAAAAACTTCCTTTAAAGAAATTTTTTAGAACACATAGATCATATATTGTAAATTTAGAAAAAATAGAAGAAATAATTCCTTGGTTTAATAACACATATAAATTAAAAATAAAAGATTTTGATGAAGAAGTATTAGTAAGCAGAAATAATATAAAAGAGTTTAGAATTATTATGAATATGATTTAG
- a CDS encoding sensor histidine kinase produces MLILFSHLLNNLGYVIAIAFFLSKLKIFQKIMQKDNFSLYDKLFLSLIFGTMAIIGTYVGVDYKGAIANTRNIGVVVAGLLGGPLVGMLAGIMAGLHRILIDIGGITSIPCGIATIIGGFIGGYFYKKSNLQNRYIYGFIGGFLVENISMAFILILSKPFEKAFDIVRNIYVPMVFANAVGVSVIILITESIKKEKDRVAGEQAKLALEIANKTLPYFRELNNSSLRKVCATVLNSLNADLVVITDKENILSYFSKKDEFTITHQKILSKATKDVLYTGKTLICDRKEDMINFIYNEKHLKSIKSAIISPLKSENQIIGTIKIYFSSEKQMTEKQKYLVEGLSNLISTQMEISKLENVKKTAKTAEIKALQAQINPHFLFNALNTIASFVRINPEKAREIIINLSTYFRYNIEAGEKFVKISKEIEHVKSYVNIEKARFGNRLNIIYEIDESILNKEIPAFTIQPLVENAIKHGIIESGIGDTVWVYIKDKKDKIYIEVTDNGVGIKKEIIEKIHNNNIESSKIGLNNVYHRLKLIYDNEIEINRLTQGTQIKFEI; encoded by the coding sequence ATGTTAATATTATTTAGTCATTTGTTAAATAATTTGGGATATGTAATAGCAATAGCATTTTTTTTATCAAAGCTTAAAATTTTTCAAAAAATTATGCAAAAAGATAATTTCTCATTGTATGATAAATTATTTTTATCATTAATATTTGGGACAATGGCAATAATAGGGACTTATGTAGGTGTAGATTATAAAGGTGCTATAGCAAATACTAGAAATATAGGAGTAGTAGTAGCAGGACTTTTAGGAGGACCTCTTGTAGGAATGTTAGCTGGAATAATGGCAGGATTGCATAGAATATTAATTGACATAGGTGGGATAACATCTATTCCATGTGGGATAGCAACAATAATAGGAGGATTTATAGGAGGATATTTTTATAAAAAATCTAATTTACAAAATAGATATATATATGGATTTATAGGAGGATTTTTAGTAGAAAATATAAGTATGGCATTTATTTTAATCTTGTCAAAACCATTTGAAAAAGCTTTTGATATAGTACGAAATATATATGTGCCTATGGTTTTTGCAAATGCAGTAGGAGTATCTGTAATTATTCTTATTACAGAAAGTATAAAAAAAGAAAAAGACAGAGTAGCAGGAGAACAAGCTAAATTAGCTCTTGAAATTGCTAATAAAACATTACCATATTTTAGAGAATTAAATAATAGTTCACTTAGAAAAGTATGTGCTACTGTCTTAAATTCCTTAAATGCTGATTTAGTTGTAATTACTGATAAAGAAAATATTTTATCATATTTTTCAAAAAAAGATGAATTTACAATAACGCATCAAAAAATATTAAGCAAAGCTACTAAGGATGTACTATATACTGGGAAAACATTAATTTGTGATAGAAAAGAAGATATGATAAATTTTATTTATAATGAAAAACATTTAAAAAGTATAAAATCAGCAATAATATCACCATTGAAAAGTGAAAATCAAATAATAGGAACAATAAAAATATATTTTTCATCAGAAAAGCAAATGACAGAAAAGCAAAAATATTTAGTAGAGGGACTTTCAAATCTGATTTCAACACAAATGGAAATTAGTAAATTAGAAAATGTAAAAAAAACTGCTAAAACAGCAGAAATAAAGGCATTACAAGCTCAAATAAATCCGCATTTTTTATTTAATGCATTAAATACAATAGCGTCATTTGTAAGAATAAATCCAGAAAAAGCAAGGGAGATAATAATAAATTTATCTACATATTTTAGATATAATATAGAAGCGGGAGAAAAATTTGTAAAAATTTCTAAGGAAATAGAGCATGTAAAATCGTATGTAAATATAGAAAAAGCAAGATTTGGAAATAGATTAAATATAATTTATGAAATAGATGAAAGTATTTTAAATAAAGAAATACCTGCATTTACAATACAACCACTTGTTGAAAATGCTATAAAACATGGAATAATAGAATCTGGAATCGGAGATACTGTTTGGGTATATATAAAAGATAAAAAAGATAAAATATATATAGAAGTAACTGATAATGGAGTAGGAATAAAAAAAGAAATCATTGAAAAAATACATAATAATAATATTGAATCAAGTAAAATAGGATTAAATAATGTATATCATAGATTAAAATTAATATATGATAATGAAATAGAAATAAATAGATTAACTCAAGGTACACAAATAAAATTTGAAATATAG
- the pgeF gene encoding peptidoglycan editing factor PgeF, whose amino-acid sequence MIEFKKFQDYGVKAIFSDKNDGDMSFENIKNRSFFLKKQGIKKEIIYAKQTHSKNIKIITDTKENYYENIDGFITNLENVVLFTLHADCLPIYILDKKNNIISLLHSGWKGSYQEIVKSSVYLLEKKFNSRKDNLLIAIGPGISALNYEVQKDFREQFIMKFDKNTLKNVFLEKNNKIYFDNKKFNYNLLKNLGIKDMIISEKCTYDDNYFSFRKDKDKKRNGAFLFYM is encoded by the coding sequence ATGATTGAATTTAAAAAATTTCAAGATTACGGAGTGAAAGCTATATTTTCAGATAAAAATGATGGTGATATGTCATTTGAAAATATAAAAAATAGAAGTTTTTTTTTAAAAAAACAAGGGATAAAAAAAGAAATTATTTATGCAAAACAAACACATTCAAAAAATATAAAAATAATAACGGATACTAAAGAAAATTATTATGAAAATATTGATGGATTTATTACAAATTTAGAGAATGTTGTATTATTTACATTACATGCAGATTGTTTACCAATATATATTTTAGATAAGAAAAATAATATAATTTCTCTTTTGCATAGTGGTTGGAAAGGAAGTTATCAAGAAATAGTAAAATCTTCTGTTTATTTATTAGAAAAGAAATTTAACAGTAGAAAAGACAATTTATTAATAGCTATTGGTCCTGGAATAAGTGCATTAAATTATGAAGTACAAAAAGATTTTAGAGAACAGTTTATAATGAAATTTGATAAAAACACACTTAAAAATGTCTTTTTAGAAAAAAATAATAAAATATATTTTGATAATAAAAAATTTAATTATAATCTATTGAAAAATTTAGGAATAAAAGATATGATTATTAGTGAAAAATGTACTTATGATGATAATTATTTTTCGTTTAGAAAAGATAAAGATAAAAAAAGAAATGGAGCATTTTTATTTTATATGTAG
- a CDS encoding mechanosensitive ion channel family protein — protein MGIKGDILLIIILFFIFLMFLSKRIIKNFKKLNTYLFFILILVILREGFEYLFDFNNKTIGLYFITVTFLVIKILGIFLDETSYKIIHFEIPKLLRSVILIVIFIVSFFFALKKYYNINLTPFLTTSAILSAVIGLALQDTLTNFIAGIVLTSEKNFKRGDSVVVDNIEGKVNDTDWRSTKITKFGGGVVSIPNSILLKDKFINYYRKSKYRIDIEIGTSYNDPPNKVIKVLLEIAKNNKKVLKDPLPEVLIRQYGDFSIDYILRIWVVDDYLNRWSIKTDIYREIWYSFLRNGIKIPFPVRENIEIIKDVKEENKQEFENRKVLINKIEFLKSLSEKSKNELSKKIRVLRYGKGEIIVKEGEEGDSFFIIQSGIVDIFINNRKIANLKKGDFFGEMSLLTGNKRNATVVATTDLELLVLDKMTFRKIIENDKAILDILSEYLLKRGEENTKFNKDINDLSKKQNTNRADIKKSIFKKLINFFEF, from the coding sequence ATGGGAATTAAAGGAGATATTTTATTAATAATAATTCTTTTTTTTATTTTTCTTATGTTTTTATCAAAAAGAATAATAAAAAATTTTAAAAAATTAAATACATATTTGTTTTTTATTTTAATTTTAGTAATATTAAGAGAAGGGTTTGAGTATTTGTTTGATTTCAATAATAAAACAATAGGATTATATTTTATAACAGTTACATTTTTAGTAATAAAAATTTTAGGTATATTTTTAGATGAAACTTCTTATAAAATTATACATTTTGAAATACCTAAATTATTAAGAAGTGTAATTTTAATAGTTATTTTTATAGTAAGTTTTTTCTTTGCATTAAAAAAATATTATAATATTAATTTAACACCATTTTTAACAACGTCAGCAATTCTTTCAGCAGTAATAGGTCTTGCTCTTCAAGATACATTAACCAATTTTATAGCGGGAATAGTTTTGACTTCTGAAAAAAATTTTAAAAGAGGAGACAGTGTTGTAGTAGATAATATTGAAGGAAAGGTTAATGATACTGATTGGAGGTCTACAAAAATTACAAAGTTTGGTGGTGGAGTAGTAAGTATTCCAAATAGTATTTTATTAAAAGATAAATTTATTAATTATTATAGAAAATCAAAATATAGAATAGATATAGAAATAGGAACTTCATATAATGATCCACCTAATAAAGTAATAAAAGTTTTACTGGAAATAGCTAAAAATAATAAAAAAGTATTAAAAGATCCATTACCAGAAGTTTTGATAAGACAATACGGAGATTTTTCAATTGATTATATATTAAGAATATGGGTAGTAGATGATTATTTGAATAGATGGAGTATAAAAACAGATATTTATAGAGAAATTTGGTATAGTTTTTTAAGAAATGGGATTAAAATACCTTTTCCAGTAAGAGAAAATATAGAAATAATTAAAGATGTTAAAGAAGAAAATAAACAGGAGTTCGAAAATAGAAAAGTTTTAATTAATAAAATAGAATTTTTAAAAAGTTTATCAGAAAAAAGTAAAAATGAATTAAGCAAAAAAATAAGAGTTTTAAGATATGGAAAAGGAGAAATAATTGTTAAAGAAGGTGAAGAAGGGGATTCATTTTTTATTATTCAATCAGGAATAGTAGATATATTTATTAATAATAGAAAAATAGCAAATTTGAAAAAAGGCGATTTTTTTGGTGAGATGTCTTTGCTTACAGGTAACAAAAGAAATGCGACAGTAGTAGCTACAACAGATTTAGAATTGTTAGTTCTTGATAAAATGACATTTAGAAAAATAATAGAAAATGATAAAGCTATTTTGGATATACTTAGTGAATATTTATTAAAAAGAGGAGAAGAAAATACTAAATTTAATAAAGATATTAATGATTTATCTAAAAAACAAAATACTAATAGAGCAGATATAAAAAAAAGTATTTTTAAAAAATTAATTAATTTTTTTGAATTTTAA
- a CDS encoding TetR/AcrR family transcriptional regulator, with the protein MKVTTRQLIITTFYKLIAKKGYDKASLNDLVKETGLSKGAIYHYFNTKDDIFIATIEFLFESMMRFDFLDIDNITKKNYKLILKNIGNNILNFGQVDPYYSRFQFEFINQAFRIAIVKDYLIKFLQKYLEFFNSFFDHLYKKNIISKKKDHEIIKQLFFMMLDSMVLYKTLDIPFNFEKNWEKFIDLILNEED; encoded by the coding sequence ATGAAAGTAACAACACGTCAGTTAATTATAACTACATTTTATAAATTAATAGCCAAAAAAGGCTATGATAAAGCTAGCTTAAATGACTTGGTAAAAGAAACTGGCTTATCAAAAGGTGCTATTTATCATTATTTTAATACCAAAGATGATATATTTATTGCTACAATTGAGTTTTTATTCGAATCAATGATGCGCTTTGATTTTTTAGATATTGATAACATTACAAAAAAAAATTATAAATTAATACTAAAAAATATTGGTAATAATATTTTAAATTTTGGACAAGTTGACCCTTATTATTCAAGATTTCAATTTGAATTTATAAATCAAGCATTTAGAATAGCAATAGTAAAAGATTATTTAATAAAATTTCTTCAAAAGTATCTAGAATTTTTCAATTCTTTTTTTGATCACCTTTATAAAAAAAATATTATTTCAAAGAAAAAAGATCATGAAATAATTAAACAATTATTTTTTATGATGCTTGATTCTATGGTCTTATATAAAACATTAGATATACCTTTTAATTTTGAAAAAAATTGGGAAAAATTTATAGATTTAATTTTAAATGAGGAGGATTAA
- a CDS encoding efflux RND transporter permease subunit, whose product MLEKLGKFVIKKYRLVLLFSFIITVISIFFITKLKMNMQFMDLLPKNDNSVIIYKKALKNFNSLDSIIVGIKGNNKNDIEKFLNDVPKTLEQWNEIKSINYAQNDEFLLKNGLITLKEKDLKDLVPLLSSNSIAEFIKSSNDNFEKTYINSSDSEKINKNSNKIIFLLNFLKDFLTKANNGTLNNKDTKRFFRGNKYFISPDNTLGIFIIKSAISIDDIIEVTNFINKLEAYLNKEGKKYNVSTSLTGSQVISRDEMIVSTKDMNLTSTLSIILMLLLFIISFKLIRYSFLAIIPLIMGIIWSMGITYLIFGSLNMLTAMMGAILIGLGIDYSIHIISVFLDEKKSKENLETNLLNVYKKVIRGIITGSITTSIGFIMFSFSKFPGFKEFGIVLGIGIICTLLAAIFTLPALLMVFGKKKLKVKTNKPIYILEKLEIPVIKYKYITLIILIIIISILSIKSTNFKFEKDMMKIEAKGLKSIALNKEIIKKFDFTSDNSIIINKNLKEAQSNYEKLDKLASVGEISSIAQYLPSIEKQNKRLAIIKNIKKSSLIKVDNNIYEDKLIEELYRLENNIIELSDLSYVSGDIKITNKCDEFINSNIISNIIDNLDSKNIQKSQINFFKSLKTLILNHNENIITLNDIPNSIKNEFVGKNNEFITTIYPKHDLWNEDFQKKFLTEIDNVNKNNSGTAKIFIKVVEAEKTEGKKVLIYTVIAIFIVLLFDLKSFKYAIFALLPMLITILAILGIMGWTGFKFDVVNIIGIPLIIGIGVDDGVHLIHRYLQEKDLLITFRSTGKAITLTTLTTVFAFGTLMFAKYRGFIGFGFLLSLGVTLAYLFTLFLLVSLIAIFDKITFK is encoded by the coding sequence ATGCTTGAAAAGTTAGGGAAATTTGTCATAAAAAAATATCGTTTAGTTTTATTATTTAGTTTCATTATCACAGTTATTTCAATATTTTTTATTACAAAATTAAAAATGAATATGCAATTTATGGATTTACTTCCTAAAAATGACAATTCAGTTATTATTTATAAAAAAGCTCTTAAAAATTTTAATAGTTTAGATTCTATAATTGTCGGAATTAAAGGGAACAATAAAAATGATATTGAAAAATTTTTAAATGATGTCCCTAAAACATTGGAACAATGGAATGAAATAAAAAGTATAAATTATGCTCAAAATGATGAATTCCTTTTAAAAAATGGACTTATTACACTCAAAGAAAAAGATTTAAAAGATTTAGTGCCTCTTCTTTCTTCTAATTCTATAGCTGAATTCATAAAAAGTTCTAATGATAATTTTGAAAAAACATACATAAATTCATCTGATTCAGAAAAAATTAATAAAAATAGTAACAAAATAATTTTTTTGCTTAATTTTTTAAAAGACTTTTTAACAAAAGCAAATAACGGAACCTTAAATAATAAAGATACAAAAAGATTTTTTAGAGGAAATAAATATTTCATTTCTCCTGATAACACTTTAGGTATATTTATAATTAAATCTGCTATAAGTATAGATGATATTATTGAAGTTACAAATTTTATCAACAAATTAGAAGCTTATCTAAATAAAGAAGGAAAAAAATATAATGTTTCTACTTCGCTTACTGGTTCTCAAGTAATTTCAAGAGATGAAATGATAGTTAGTACAAAAGATATGAACCTTACTTCTACTTTATCAATAATCCTTATGCTTTTATTATTTATTATTTCATTTAAACTAATACGTTATTCTTTTCTCGCTATTATCCCTTTAATAATGGGAATTATATGGTCAATGGGAATAACTTATTTGATATTTGGTTCATTAAATATGTTAACTGCTATGATGGGTGCTATTTTAATTGGACTTGGAATTGATTATTCAATACATATTATATCTGTTTTTTTAGATGAAAAAAAATCAAAGGAAAACTTAGAAACAAACTTACTTAATGTATATAAAAAAGTAATAAGAGGTATTATTACTGGTTCTATTACTACTAGTATAGGTTTTATAATGTTTAGTTTTAGCAAGTTTCCTGGGTTCAAAGAATTTGGTATTGTCCTAGGAATAGGTATTATTTGTACTCTATTAGCTGCTATTTTTACACTTCCCGCATTACTTATGGTATTTGGTAAAAAAAAATTAAAAGTCAAAACTAATAAACCTATTTATATCTTGGAAAAATTGGAAATTCCAGTAATTAAATATAAATATATTACTTTAATCATTTTAATAATAATAATTTCCATTTTATCTATTAAATCTACAAATTTTAAATTTGAAAAAGATATGATGAAAATAGAAGCTAAAGGATTGAAAAGTATAGCATTAAATAAAGAAATTATAAAAAAATTTGATTTTACTTCTGATAACTCCATTATAATTAATAAAAATTTAAAAGAAGCTCAATCTAATTATGAAAAACTTGATAAACTAGCTAGCGTCGGTGAAATTTCTTCTATTGCACAATATCTGCCTTCTATTGAAAAACAAAATAAAAGATTAGCTATTATAAAAAATATCAAAAAAAGCTCTTTAATAAAAGTTGACAATAATATTTATGAAGATAAGCTTATTGAAGAGCTTTATAGGTTAGAAAATAATATTATTGAACTTTCTGACCTTAGCTATGTAAGTGGAGACATAAAAATAACTAATAAATGTGATGAGTTTATTAACTCAAATATAATATCAAATATTATTGATAATCTAGACTCTAAAAATATTCAAAAATCTCAAATAAACTTTTTTAAATCACTTAAAACCCTTATATTAAATCATAACGAAAATATAATTACATTAAACGATATTCCAAATAGTATAAAAAATGAATTTGTTGGTAAAAATAATGAATTTATAACTACAATTTATCCTAAACACGACTTATGGAATGAAGATTTTCAAAAAAAATTTTTAACTGAAATAGATAATGTTAATAAAAATAATAGTGGTACCGCTAAAATATTTATTAAAGTTGTTGAAGCCGAAAAAACTGAAGGAAAAAAAGTTCTTATTTATACTGTTATTGCTATATTTATAGTTTTATTATTTGATTTAAAAAGTTTTAAATATGCAATATTTGCACTTCTTCCTATGCTTATAACTATACTTGCTATATTAGGAATAATGGGATGGACTGGTTTTAAATTTGATGTTGTAAATATCATTGGTATTCCATTAATTATTGGTATAGGTGTTGATGATGGTGTTCATTTAATTCACCGATATTTGCAGGAAAAAGATTTATTAATTACATTTAGAAGTACTGGAAAAGCTATTACACTAACTACTCTTACCACTGTATTTGCCTTTGGTACTCTAATGTTTGCAAAATATCGTGGCTTTATTGGTTTTGGGTTTTTACTCAGTTTAGGAGTAACTCTTGCATATTTATTTACTTTATTTTTACTAGTTTCATTAATTGCTATCTTCGATAAAATAACATTTAAATAG